In the Micromonospora narathiwatensis genome, one interval contains:
- a CDS encoding VWA domain-containing protein produces the protein MAGNRFRYGQWRGGPDPLAPPYDVRAAVDAVGAEVLAGGSLREALRDLLRRGPQARGGLDELAARARRLRREALRRGDLDGAVTRARALLDQALAAEREELRGRDGDEARFAEAVLDNLPRSTARAVEELSGYDWVSDEARVTYQRILDGLRGEVLEQRFAGLRDAARAAADPAVQRQLAEMMRDLNDLLDRHARSEDTTDAFAEFMRRHGEFFPERPKDVDELVDVLARRAAAGERLMRSLSDRQREELAGLMRQSLGDRLTGELTQLDAQLRALRPDLNWQRGERMRGDRPLGYGEAAGALGELAELDELLDQLDQDHPGATLDDVDVDAVARTLGRDAADDVRRLQELERELRRQGWVTRDADGLTLSPKALRRLAGTALRRVFADLTAGPRGQHDLRSAGAAGEVSGASRPWEYGDEQPLDVVRTLTRAVRRAGPGVPVQLAVEDFEVVETERRASAAVALCVDLSYSMISQGRWGPMKQTALALSHLMATRFPQDALQIVGFGREAMPLTQQELAAVEPDLRQGTNLQHALRLAGRHLRRHPGAEPVVLVVTDGEPTAHLDPEDGEAHFHWPPLPETIEATVREVDRLTRYGATLNLFMLGDDPGLRRFVDAVARRCKGRVFTPDLDDLGEYVVSDYLRSRS, from the coding sequence GTGGCCGGCAACCGGTTCCGGTACGGGCAGTGGCGCGGCGGGCCCGACCCGCTGGCCCCGCCGTACGACGTACGGGCCGCGGTGGACGCGGTCGGCGCGGAGGTCCTCGCGGGCGGCAGCCTGCGGGAGGCGCTGCGCGACCTGCTGCGGCGCGGCCCGCAGGCGCGCGGCGGCCTCGACGAGCTGGCCGCCCGGGCCCGGCGGCTGCGCCGGGAGGCGCTGCGGCGGGGCGACCTGGACGGCGCGGTGACCCGGGCCCGGGCGCTGCTCGACCAGGCCCTGGCCGCCGAGCGGGAGGAGCTGCGCGGCCGGGACGGCGACGAGGCGCGCTTCGCCGAGGCGGTGCTGGACAACCTGCCCCGCTCGACCGCCCGTGCCGTGGAGGAGCTGTCCGGGTACGACTGGGTCAGCGACGAGGCCCGGGTCACGTACCAGCGGATCCTGGACGGGCTGCGCGGCGAGGTGCTGGAGCAGCGCTTCGCCGGGCTGCGGGACGCGGCGCGGGCCGCTGCCGACCCGGCCGTCCAGCGGCAGCTCGCCGAGATGATGCGTGACCTCAACGACCTGCTGGACCGGCACGCCCGGTCCGAGGACACCACCGACGCGTTCGCCGAGTTCATGCGCCGGCACGGGGAGTTCTTCCCCGAGCGGCCGAAGGACGTCGACGAACTGGTCGACGTGCTGGCCCGGCGGGCGGCGGCCGGGGAGCGGCTGATGCGGTCGCTGTCGGACCGGCAGCGCGAGGAACTGGCCGGGCTGATGCGCCAGTCCCTCGGCGACCGGTTGACCGGGGAGCTGACGCAGCTCGACGCCCAGCTGCGGGCGCTGCGCCCCGACCTGAACTGGCAGCGCGGTGAGCGGATGCGCGGCGACCGGCCGCTCGGCTACGGCGAGGCGGCCGGGGCGCTCGGTGAGCTGGCCGAGCTGGACGAGCTGCTCGACCAGCTCGACCAGGACCATCCGGGGGCCACCCTGGACGACGTGGACGTCGACGCGGTGGCCCGGACGCTGGGCCGGGACGCCGCCGACGACGTACGCCGGCTTCAGGAGCTGGAGCGGGAGCTGCGCCGGCAGGGTTGGGTGACCCGGGACGCCGACGGGTTGACGTTGAGCCCGAAGGCGCTGCGCCGCCTCGCCGGCACCGCGCTGCGGCGGGTCTTCGCCGACCTGACCGCCGGCCCGCGCGGGCAGCACGACCTGCGCTCGGCGGGTGCCGCCGGCGAGGTCAGCGGCGCGTCCCGACCGTGGGAGTACGGCGACGAGCAGCCCCTGGACGTGGTGCGTACCCTCACCCGGGCGGTGCGCCGGGCCGGTCCCGGGGTGCCGGTGCAGCTCGCGGTCGAGGACTTCGAGGTGGTGGAGACCGAGCGACGGGCTTCGGCGGCGGTGGCGCTCTGCGTGGACCTGTCGTATTCGATGATCTCGCAGGGGCGGTGGGGGCCGATGAAGCAGACGGCGCTGGCGCTGTCGCATCTGATGGCGACCCGGTTCCCGCAGGACGCGTTGCAGATCGTCGGGTTCGGCCGGGAGGCGATGCCGCTGACCCAGCAGGAGTTGGCGGCGGTGGAGCCGGACCTGCGGCAGGGCACCAACCTGCAGCACGCGCTGCGGCTGGCCGGCCGGCATCTGCGCCGGCACCCGGGCGCCGAGCCGGTGGTGCTGGTGGTGACCGACGGCGAGCCGACCGCCCATCTTGACCCGGAGGACGGGGAGGCCCACTTCCACTGGCCGCCGCTGCCGGAGACCATCGAGGCGACCGTCCGCGAGGTGGACAGGCTGACCCGGTACGGGGCGACGCTGAACCTCTTCATGCTGGGTGACGACCCGGGCCTGCGCCGATTCGTCGACGCGGTGGCCCGTCGCTGCAAGGGTCGGGTCTTCACCCCCGACCTCGACGACCTCGGCGAGTACGTCGTCTCCGACTACCTCCGCTCCCGTTCCTGA
- a CDS encoding GlxA family transcriptional regulator, whose product MTVVPHRIAVLALDCVVGLDLGTPSQVFGTARDDDRAALYAVEVCTPGGRPVRSTAGFQVLPEHGLELTGTADTVIVPGIHDGPPMVDGTVDPDVTAALRAAHERGARIMSICTGAFVLAAAGLLDGRRATTHWAYADRFRRLHPAVDLDPDVLFVDSDGVLTSAGVAAGIDLCLHVIRTDHGSTVANRSARRCVVPPWRDGGQAQYIERPVPRATATGTAATREWARQRLHEPVALRDLAAHARMSVRTFTRHFRSETGLSPAQWLLQQRTDHARLLLETTDLTVDQVARHAGFGTAAALRQHFHHRLGVPPTTYRHTFRPHPH is encoded by the coding sequence ATGACCGTTGTCCCGCACCGGATCGCGGTGCTCGCCCTCGACTGCGTGGTCGGCCTCGATCTGGGCACCCCGTCCCAGGTCTTCGGCACCGCCCGCGACGACGACCGGGCAGCGCTGTACGCCGTCGAGGTCTGCACCCCCGGCGGGCGCCCGGTACGCAGCACCGCCGGCTTCCAGGTGCTGCCCGAGCACGGCCTGGAGCTGACCGGCACCGCCGACACGGTGATCGTCCCCGGCATCCACGACGGCCCACCGATGGTCGACGGGACGGTGGACCCCGACGTCACGGCCGCACTACGCGCGGCGCACGAACGGGGCGCCCGGATCATGTCGATCTGCACGGGCGCCTTCGTGCTGGCCGCCGCCGGCCTGCTCGACGGCCGCCGAGCCACCACCCACTGGGCGTACGCGGACCGCTTCCGCCGGCTGCACCCGGCCGTCGACCTCGACCCGGACGTGTTGTTCGTCGACTCCGACGGGGTGCTCACCTCGGCCGGGGTGGCCGCCGGCATCGACCTCTGCCTGCACGTCATCCGCACCGACCACGGCAGCACGGTCGCCAACCGGTCCGCCCGGCGCTGCGTCGTGCCACCGTGGCGCGACGGCGGCCAGGCCCAGTACATCGAGCGCCCGGTCCCCCGCGCGACGGCCACCGGCACCGCCGCCACCCGCGAGTGGGCCCGGCAGCGGCTGCACGAGCCGGTCGCCCTGCGCGACCTGGCCGCGCACGCCCGGATGAGCGTACGCACCTTCACCCGGCACTTCCGTTCCGAGACCGGGCTCAGCCCGGCGCAGTGGCTGCTCCAGCAGCGCACCGATCACGCCCGACTACTGCTGGAGACCACCGACCTGACCGTCGACCAGGTCGCCCGCCACGCCGGCTTCGGCACCGCCGCCGCCCTGCGCCAGCACTTCCACCACCGCCTCGGCGTCCCCCCAACCACCTACCGCCACACCTTCCGCCCCCACCCCCACTGA
- a CDS encoding MFS transporter — protein sequence MTRHRLHPAWLVAAVAFVALVGAAGFRATPSVLLHPLHAEFGWPLATISAAVSVNLMLYGLTAPFAAALMDRFGIRRVVAGALALVALGSGLTVGMTTSWQLILCWGVLVGLGTGSMALAFVATVTGRWFVRRRGLVTGVLTAGGAAGQLVFLPLLAVLVRDHGWRVAALVVAGAALAVVPLVVWLLREHPADLGLPAYGATEVVPATPPAGGAAAGAVGALSAAARTRPFWLLAGGFAICGATTNGLVGTHFVPAAHDHGMPETTAAGLLALVGIFDIVGTVASGWLTDRVDSRLLLGAYYALRGASLLVLPSLFAGSTEPSMLVFVVFYGLDWVATVPPTVALCREHFGASGAVVFGWVFAAHQVGAAVAATGAGLVRDQLGEYTLAWYVAGALSIGAAGLSLLLRRRGGEAPVALPVTVGRRAWSYRG from the coding sequence GTGACCCGACACCGCCTCCACCCGGCCTGGCTCGTGGCCGCCGTCGCCTTCGTCGCGCTGGTCGGCGCGGCCGGCTTCCGCGCCACGCCCAGCGTGCTGCTGCACCCACTGCACGCCGAGTTCGGCTGGCCGTTGGCGACCATCTCCGCCGCCGTCTCGGTCAACCTGATGCTCTACGGGCTGACCGCACCGTTCGCCGCCGCGCTGATGGACCGGTTCGGCATCCGCCGGGTGGTGGCCGGCGCGCTGGCGCTGGTCGCGCTCGGCAGCGGGCTGACCGTCGGGATGACCACGAGCTGGCAGCTGATCCTCTGCTGGGGCGTCCTGGTCGGGCTGGGCACCGGGTCGATGGCGCTGGCGTTCGTGGCGACGGTGACCGGGCGCTGGTTCGTCCGCCGCCGGGGCCTGGTCACCGGGGTACTCACCGCGGGTGGGGCGGCCGGGCAGCTGGTCTTCCTTCCGCTGCTCGCCGTGCTGGTGCGCGACCACGGCTGGCGGGTGGCGGCACTGGTCGTCGCCGGCGCCGCGCTGGCGGTCGTACCCCTGGTGGTCTGGCTGCTGCGCGAGCACCCGGCGGATCTCGGCCTGCCGGCCTACGGCGCGACCGAGGTGGTGCCCGCGACGCCGCCGGCGGGCGGGGCGGCGGCCGGGGCGGTCGGCGCGCTCTCTGCCGCCGCGCGGACCCGGCCGTTCTGGCTGCTCGCCGGGGGTTTCGCGATCTGCGGCGCGACCACCAACGGTCTGGTCGGCACCCACTTCGTGCCGGCCGCACACGACCACGGCATGCCGGAGACGACCGCCGCGGGGCTGCTCGCCCTGGTCGGCATCTTCGACATCGTCGGTACGGTGGCCTCCGGCTGGCTCACCGACCGGGTGGACAGCCGACTGCTCCTCGGCGCCTACTACGCGCTGCGCGGCGCGTCGCTGCTGGTGCTGCCCAGCCTCTTCGCCGGCAGCACCGAGCCCAGCATGCTGGTCTTCGTCGTCTTCTACGGCCTGGACTGGGTGGCCACCGTGCCGCCGACCGTGGCGCTGTGCCGGGAGCACTTCGGCGCGTCCGGCGCGGTGGTGTTCGGCTGGGTGTTCGCCGCCCACCAGGTCGGCGCGGCGGTGGCGGCGACCGGTGCCGGGCTGGTCCGCGACCAACTCGGCGAGTACACCCTGGCCTGGTACGTGGCCGGCGCGTTGTCGATCGGCGCGGCCGGGCTCTCCCTGCTG